From Arachis stenosperma cultivar V10309 chromosome 2, arast.V10309.gnm1.PFL2, whole genome shotgun sequence, one genomic window encodes:
- the LOC130963175 gene encoding mediator of RNA polymerase II transcription subunit 19a translates to MDSEVKRFGGGPRELTGAVDLISYFKLQPHYDYFCKRPLPVSVADTHYLHNIVGDTEVRKGDGMQLDQLIQNTSNFRETNARLQPFNLDILKEAFQLRETTPVDLPTAEKGIPTIPGKSKSEHKDKEKKHKKHKDRDRDKDKDKEHKKHKHRHKDKDRSKDKEKDKDKKKDKSGHRDSSADHSKKHHEKKRKHDGDDDVNDVHKHKKSKHKSSKIDELGAIKVAG, encoded by the exons ATGGATTCTGAAGTCAAAAGGTTTGGAGGAG GACCGAGGGAGTTGACAGGAGCTGTAGATCTTATTAGTTATTTCAAACTACAACCCCACTATGACTATTTCTGCAAGCGGCCCCTTCCAGTGTCAGTTGCAGACACACACTATCTTCACAACATTGTGGGAGACACAGAAGTAAGAAAAGGAGATGGGATGCAATTAGATCAACTTATTCAGAACACTTCTAACTTCAGAGAGACAAATGCTCGGTTACAGCCTTTCAACCTAGATATTCTCAAAGAAGCTTTTCAACTAAGGGAAACAACTCCTGTTGATCTTCCCACA GCAGAGAAAGGGATTCCAACTATCCCAGGGAAGTCGAAAAGCGAGCACAAAGACAAAGAGAAGAAGCATAAAAAACACAAAGACAGGGATAGGGATAAGGACAAGGATAAGGAGCATAAGAAACACAAACATCGTCACAAAGATAAAGACCGAAGCAAAGACAAGGAGAAGGACAAGGacaaaaagaaagataaaagtGGGCATCGTGATTCAAGTGCTGACCATTCAAAGAAACACCATGAAAAG AAAAGGAAGCATGATGGAGATGATGATGTTAATGATGTTCACAAACACAAAAAAAGCAAG CATAAGAGCTCAAAAATCGATGAATTGGGGGCGATAAAAGTCGCAGGCTAA
- the LOC130962413 gene encoding uncharacterized protein LOC130962413, translating to MNADLLYSPSLCKAGHNSRTYLERPTGTEAEEEDIDEKEAREQEANLEETMETAHAAHVADEEDLTQNYPGSQPDENTVNDVSATTTAAPPNVATTPVAPSLVRPATNSEPAPPMATRPTAPTPIRRGRPTAVRDNPVLPRGRGSIARRGLTATSTTPLTSTQNGAAVPPSPAQPRVVRHAVGSKSHILPSPTSAAGPCSVSGSILQGLLVRSTL from the exons ATGAATGCTGATTTACTTTATTCACCATCTCTCTGCAAGGCTGGACATAATAGTAGAACTTACCTTGAGAGACCAACTGGAACAGaagctgaagaagaagacattGATGAGAAAGAAGCTAGAGAGCAAGAAGCTAACTTGGAGGAGACCATGGAGACTGCACATGCTGCACATGTTGCAgatgaggaagacctcactcAAAACTACCCAGGAAGTCAGCCTGATGAG AACACTGTCAATGATGTGTCTGCTACAACAACTGCTGCACCCCCTAATGTAGCCACTACACCAGTAGCACCCTCCTTGGTGAGACCAGCAACCAACTCAGAACCAGCACCTCCAATGGCAACAAGGCCAACAGCACCAACACCAATAAGGAGAGGCAGACCTACTGCTGTAAGGGACAACCCAGTTCTGCCAAGAGGAAGAGGCAGCATCGCTCGAAGAGGACTGACAGCAACCTCAACAACACCTCTCACTTCCACACAAAATGGTGCAGCTGTACCACCATCCCCTGCTCAACCTAGGGTTGTCAGGCATGCTGTTGGGTCTAAATCTCATATTCTACCCTCACCAACCAGTGCTGCAGGACCATGTAGTGTGTCTGGGTCAATACTACAAGGTCTATTAGTTAGGTCCACTCTTTAA